One Capsicum annuum cultivar UCD-10X-F1 chromosome 2, UCD10Xv1.1, whole genome shotgun sequence genomic window carries:
- the LOC107859917 gene encoding LRR receptor-like serine/threonine-protein kinase GSO1 → MGWFSVSTALFLTVLYTQFLHAHSTTHWQDIQVLKQLKNSVDPNSITPGSCLNSWDFSVDPCDNLGGEKFTCGIRCDLNVSSVSRITEIALDQWNYSGSLTSVYWNLPYLQTLDISNNLFSGSLPESLSNLTRVQRLGLSRNLLTGSIPSSLGTLSNLEELYLDNNFLEGNIPQSFNGLKILKRLEVQCNKLTGELPVLDQLNNLNFLDVSENSISGELPASFPASLIQLTMRNNSVVGNIPASLTALNYLQVIDLSHNKLSGSVPASLFTLPSLEQLTLSYNQFGSIQEPGNLFQNSQLIAVDLSNNEIRGLLPGFFGLMPRLSSISLEYNKFSGMIPTQYALKMVFPGQGVSQFERLLLGGNYLFGPIPGPLLDLKPGSVTVRLGDNCLYRCPLRLFLCEGGVQKSLTECQAFGPIIP, encoded by the coding sequence ATGGGTTGGTTTTCAGTTTCTACTGCCCTGTTCCTTACAGTTCTCTACACTCAATTCTTGCATGCACATTCAACTACACACTGGCAAGACATTCAAGTCTTGAAACAGCTTAAAAACAGCGTCGACCCCAATTCAATTACACCTGGCTCATGTTTGAACTCCTGGGATTTCTCTGTAGACCCTTGTGATAATCTTGGTGGTGAAAAGTTCACCTGTGGTATTCGCTGCGACCTTAATGTTTCCTCTGTTAGTCGAATAACTGAAATTGCTCTTGACCAGTGGAATTACTCCGGTTCACTCACTTCCGTTTATTGGAATTTACCTTATCTGCAAACCTTAGACATTTCTAATAACTTATTCTCCGGTTCGCTACCCGAGTCGCTCTCGAATTTGACTCGGGTTCAGCGACTCGGGTTGTCGAGGAACTTGCTGACCGGGTCGATTCCGAGTTCGCTGGGCACGCTTTCAAATCTCGAAGAGCTTTACCTCGACAATAATTTCCTCGAGGGAAATATTCCCCAGAGTTTCAACggtctgaaaattttgaaaaggctCGAAGTCCAATGCAACAAGCTCACTGGCGAGCTGCCCGTGCTGGATCAGTTAAACAATTTGAATTTCCTCGATGTTAGTGAGAACTCTATCTCCGGCGAACTACCAGCGTCTTTTCCAGCTTCGCTCATTCAGCTAACCATGAGAAATAACAGTGTGGTTGGTAACATCCCGGCGAGCCTAACAGCACTGAATTACCTACAAGTAATCGATCTGAGTCACAATAAACTGAGTGGTTCAGTGCCAGCGAGCCTATTCACGCTTCCTTCTTTGGAACAGCTCACGTTATCATACAACCAGTTCGGGTCGATTCAGGAACCCGGGAACTTGTTTCAGAACAGTCAGTTGATTGCAGTAGACTTGAGTAACAATGAAATCCGTGGGTTGTTACCCGGGTTCTTCGGGTTAATGCCCAGATTATCATCAATATCGTTAGAGTACAACAAGTTTTCGGGTATGATACCAACCCAATATGCATTGAAAATGGTGTTTCCGGGTCAAGGGGTATCACAATTTGAGAGGTTGTTGTTAGGAGGGAACTACTTATTCGGACCCATACCGGGTCCATTGTTGGATCTGAAACCGGGTTCAGTAACGGTAAGGTTAGGGGACAACTGTTTGTATCGATGCCCATTGAGATTATTTTTATGTGAAGGTGGGGTACAAAAATCATTAACCGAGTGTCAGGCTTTTGGTCCCATAATTCCTTGA